One genomic region from Bacillota bacterium encodes:
- a CDS encoding thiamine pyrophosphate-dependent enzyme: MKPASGPGVEAPGTYIDERRLPYPFCPGCGHGRILDALNAALVRTRRDPRRVVIVTDIGCVGLSDQYFLTNGLHGLHGRSVTYATGIKLADPDLTVIVLMGDGGCGIGANHLVHAARRNVGIAVLVFNNFNFGMTGGQQSPLTPPGSVTSSTPAGNPEFPMDVCATVAVNGAAFAARTSAFDPALSDLIYEAITTDGFALVDIWELCTAYFVPNNRFSRQALEQALKQTGLPAGAVARRTRTEYTRALRDQAPSPGGAPIRAIEPRYKSALAGPRSIILAGAAGQKVRSAASVLGRAAVMSGLYATQRDDYPVTVMTGHSISEVIVSPQPIGYTGIPAPDVLVVLAREGVPRARRLACGMGPEGRLYVERSLVPQFSAGTKARVHVLSTERLGKRSTGLAAVALIAEQERLVPVEALEEAARDGHRGVEEEMVRAIAARKLLVQ, translated from the coding sequence ATGAAGCCGGCATCCGGACCGGGCGTCGAGGCCCCGGGCACGTACATCGACGAACGGCGCCTGCCCTATCCCTTCTGCCCCGGCTGCGGCCACGGGCGCATCCTGGACGCGCTGAACGCGGCGCTGGTGCGCACCCGTCGCGACCCTCGCCGGGTGGTCATCGTTACGGACATCGGCTGCGTCGGGCTGTCGGACCAGTACTTCCTGACCAACGGCCTTCACGGGCTGCACGGGCGATCCGTGACGTACGCCACCGGCATCAAGCTGGCCGACCCGGACCTCACCGTCATCGTGCTCATGGGAGACGGCGGCTGCGGCATCGGCGCCAACCACCTCGTGCACGCCGCCCGGCGCAACGTCGGCATCGCCGTCCTGGTGTTCAACAACTTCAACTTCGGGATGACCGGCGGCCAGCAGTCACCCCTCACCCCGCCCGGCAGCGTCACCAGCAGCACCCCAGCGGGTAACCCGGAGTTCCCGATGGACGTCTGTGCAACGGTCGCCGTCAACGGGGCGGCCTTCGCTGCCCGCACCTCGGCGTTCGACCCGGCCCTCTCAGATCTGATTTACGAGGCCATCACGACCGACGGTTTTGCGCTGGTGGACATCTGGGAACTGTGCACGGCCTACTTCGTACCCAATAACCGCTTCAGCCGCCAGGCCCTCGAACAGGCCCTGAAGCAAACGGGGCTACCGGCCGGCGCCGTGGCTCGCCGAACCCGCACGGAGTATACCCGCGCCCTGCGAGATCAGGCTCCAAGCCCGGGCGGCGCGCCCATCCGGGCGATCGAGCCGCGTTACAAGAGCGCGCTTGCGGGGCCGAGGTCCATCATCCTGGCCGGTGCCGCCGGCCAGAAGGTGCGGAGCGCCGCGTCGGTGCTGGGACGGGCCGCCGTGATGTCGGGCCTGTACGCCACCCAGCGCGACGACTACCCGGTCACCGTGATGACCGGCCACTCCATCAGCGAGGTCATCGTAAGCCCACAGCCCATCGGGTACACCGGCATCCCCGCGCCGGACGTCCTGGTGGTGCTGGCCCGGGAAGGCGTCCCGAGGGCGAGGCGCCTGGCCTGCGGAATGGGACCGGAGGGCCGGCTCTACGTGGAGCGCTCGCTTGTGCCCCAGTTTTCGGCCGGCACAAAGGCTCGTGTGCACGTCCTCAGCACCGAGCGGCTGGGCAAGCGATCGACGGGGCTGGCGGCCGTGGCCCTCATCGCGGAACAGGAGCGCCTCGTACCGGTGGAGGCTCTGGAAGAGGCGGCCCGCGACGGGCACCGGGGTGTGGAGGAGGAGATGGTGCGAGCCATTGCCGCCCGGAAGCTTTTGGTGCAGTAA